DNA sequence from the Streptomyces cinnabarinus genome:
GAAGACCTGGCTGTTCGGCTGGCTGGTCCGGATGCTCAGCCAGGTCCTGTTCTTCACCCTGGTGGCACGCCTCACCGACGCCGGCGGCGACGAGGAGTTCCTCGTCATCGGCAACGCCCTCATGGTCTGCGCCATCGAGGCCACCATGGTCGTCGCCTCCAGCGCCTGGGAACGGTCCCTCGGCACACTGCCCCTGCTCGTCGCCGCGCCCACCCATCTCGCCTGGACCTTCGTCGTGCGCAGCCTCCAGTGGGTGCTCACCGGCACCGCGACCTCGCTCGTCGCGCTGTTCGTCCTCGGACCCGTCTTCGGTGTGCGGTGGACCCCGGGCAGTGCCTCGGCGGCGGTGGTCCTGGTGCTGCTCACCGCGCTCGGCACCTACTGCGTCGGCCTGGCCCTCGCCGCGCTCGTCGCCGACCGGCCGTCCCTGCGCAACCTCGTCTCCAACGTGGCGTACCTCGGCATGATGGTCGTCTGCGGGGTGCAGGTGCCGGTGGACTACTGGCCGGTGCCGGTCCAACTCCTCGCCCAGACCATCCCGTTGACCCATGAACTCGCCGCGCTGCGGGGCGTCGTCGACGGCGATCCGGCGGTACGGGTCCTCGGCCGGGCCGTGCTCGGCGTGGTCACCGGCGCCGGCTGGCTGGCCATGGCCGTGCTCGGCTTCGGACGGGTCGCCCGGCGGGGCCGGCGAACGGGAACGATCGAGTTCGGCACGTGACCCCACGCCCTCCAGCCCCTGAACCGCCGGTCCGCGGCCGTGCTCGCCACGGAGCGGTGCCGGTGGCCGGCCCCGAAGGCGCGAGCCCGGGGCCCGGCCGAGTCCCTCGAACCCGAGCCCGGAGAGGAGGTGCACACCCATGGAGCGCAACCACGCCACCGGCCTTCGGCCGCGTCTGGACAAGGTCAAGGTGAAGCCGGGCAAGTGACGGCCGCGCTGCCGGGAAGCCATCAGCTGCTTCCCGGCAGCGTTCCACCCCCG
Encoded proteins:
- a CDS encoding ABC transporter permease; translation: MNAGTRSKALPLLRHGSAIALADLAVIYTWKTWLFGWLVRMLSQVLFFTLVARLTDAGGDEEFLVIGNALMVCAIEATMVVASSAWERSLGTLPLLVAAPTHLAWTFVVRSLQWVLTGTATSLVALFVLGPVFGVRWTPGSASAAVVLVLLTALGTYCVGLALAALVADRPSLRNLVSNVAYLGMMVVCGVQVPVDYWPVPVQLLAQTIPLTHELAALRGVVDGDPAVRVLGRAVLGVVTGAGWLAMAVLGFGRVARRGRRTGTIEFGT